The following proteins are encoded in a genomic region of Ornithodoros turicata isolate Travis chromosome 6, ASM3712646v1, whole genome shotgun sequence:
- the LOC135398777 gene encoding acetylcholine receptor subunit alpha-1-B-like → MDLQSCFVMLLVTCLVSTVSADNELRQHTRRLRSVLFNETTYDPWKPPIRSFSDPISVDVSFHVVRAPTLDTGNHLFQTDTVLCTSWKDVHMKWDPSQYGGIRSLTVGRKEVWTPEVTNINGLGLSAIGTEPARVWMSFGGRMQFCRQSPVQSLCVVDLSNFPFDKHECAVHYSMLQSFAVNISSLIVSPARFERELRVVQATGEKEKMESSLGNSYERLTLRFVLERRNQLHRYTIVVPSIATFVLILLVVWFPPGSDRKITVAGVALVLIFLVLHSTSHVTAGSVKVPKLVKALGALIMVDGIVLFLTMLGMNMTKFPTTSTLRPPSFIVKLSEGFLGKVLCLCDPALSEKEARGETTGYNARKEWYIAAQALDRLLFLFLLIAFVIILC, encoded by the exons ATGGATCTGCAAAGTTGTTTTGTTATGTTACTTGTAACTTGCCTCGTGAGTACAGTTTCTGCCGACAACG AATTGAGGCAGCATACACGAAGGTTGCGTTCTGTGCTTTTCAATGAGACAACGTACGACCCATGGAAACCCCCCATTCGCAGCTTCAGCGACCCCATTTCAGTGGATGTTTCGTTTCATGTGGTTCGGGCACCCACGTTG GACACGGGCAATCATCTGTTCCAAACAGACACCGTTTTGTGTACG TCCTGGAAAGACGTTCATATGAAATGGGATCCATCCCAATACGGTGGCATACGGTCGTTGACGGTGGGGAGAAAGGAGGTTTGGACACCGGAAGTGACGAATATCAACGG GCTCGGCTTATCCGCCATCGGGACAGAGCCTGCTCGGGTATGGATGTCCTTTGGTGGCCGAATGCAGTTCTGTAGGCAATCGCCCGTGCAGTCTCTATGCGTA GTGGACCTAAGCAATTTCCCATTCGACAAACACGAATGTGCCGTCCACTACAGCATGCTGCAGTCCTTTGCCGTCAATATCAGCAGCCTTATCGTCTCCCCTGCTCGATTCGAAAGAGAGCTCCGCGTTGTTCAAGCCACGGGAGAGAAGGA AAAAATGGAGTCAAGTTTGGGCAACTCGTACGAGAGGCTCACTCTCCGCTTCGTACTCGAGCGACGCAACCAGCTTCATCGCTACACCATCGTTGTACCGTCCATCGCCACTTTCGTGCTTATCCTCTTGGTTGTCTGGTTCCCACCTGGTTCGGACCGTAAGATCACCGTGGCCGGCGTCGCCCTGGTGCTCATCTTCCTGGTACTGCACAGTACCTCGCACGTCACTGCTGGATCTGTCAAGGTACCCAAACTGG TGAAGGCACTGGGCGCCTTGATCATGGTGGACGGCATTGTACTCTTCTTGACAATGCTCGGCATGAACATGACCAAGTTCCCAACTACGTCCACTCTCCGTCCGCCATCATTCATCGTTAAACTCTCGGAAGGATTCTTGGGCAAGGTGTTATGTCTGTGCGACCCTGCCCTCTCCGAGAAAGAGGCCCGAGGAGAAACAACTGGCTACAACGCACGCAAGGAATGGTACATCGCGGCACAGGCACTGGACCGGTTGCTATTCCTATTCCTTCTCATCGCCTTCGTCATCATCCTATGCTGA
- the LOC135398776 gene encoding neuronal acetylcholine receptor subunit alpha-3-like: protein MDLQSCFVMLLVTCLVKTVSAENELRQHTRRLRSVLFNKTTYDPRMPPIRSFEDTVPMDVKFHMVRAPTLDTNNHLFQADAILCTSWEDVHMEWDPSQYGGVQRLTVGRKEVWTPELMNINGRSISAIGTEPARVWVSFDGRMQFCRPSPVQSVCVVDLSNFPFDKHECAVHYSMLQSFAINVGNITVSSRPFEGEFRVLRADGGKEKLEANTGYLYETLTLRFVLERRNQLHRYTLVVPSIATFMLILLVVCLPPGSDRKITVASVALLIILMVLHGTSYVATRSVKVPKLVTALGALSMVDGIVLVLTMLSMNMTKFPTTSTLRPPSFIVKLSEGFLGKVLCLCDPALSEKEARGETTGYNARKEWYIAAQALDRLLFLVLLIAFVIILC from the exons ATGGATCTGCAAAGTTGTTTTGTTATGTTACTTGTCACATGCCTCGTGAAAACAGTTTCCGCCGAGAACG AATTGAGGCAGCATACACGGAGGTTGCGTTCTGTGCTCTTCAATAAGACAACGTACGACCCAAGGATGCCCCCCATTCGCAGCTTCGAAGACACCGTTCCAATGGATGTTAAGTTTCATATGGTTCGAGCACCCACGTTG GACACGAACAATCATCTGTTCCAAGCAGACGCCATTTTGTGCACG AGCTGGGAAGATGTTCATATGGAATGGGATCCATCGCAATACGGTGGAGTACAGAGGTTGACGGTGGGGAGAAAGGAAGTTTGGACACCGGAACTGATGAATATCAACGG GCGCAGCATATCCGCCATCGGAACGGAGCCTGCTCGTGTATGGGTATCCTTTGATGGCAGAATGCAGTTCTGTAGGCCATCGCCCGTACAGTCTGTATGCGTA GTGGACCTAAGCAATTTCCCATTCGACAAACACGAATGTGCCGTCCACTACAGCATGCTGCAGTCCTTTGCCATCAATGTCGGCAACATTACCGTCTCTTCTAGGCCATTTGAAGGAGAGTTTCGTGTCCTTCGAGCCGACGGCGGGAAAGA AAAACTGGAGGCAAATACGGGCTACTTGTACGAGACGCTCACTCTCCGCTTCGTACTCGAGCGACGCAACCAGCTTCATCGCTACACCCTCGTTGTACCGTCCATCGCCACTTTCATGCTTATCCTCTTGGTTGTCTGCTTACCGCCTGGTTCGGACCGTAAGATCACCGTGGCCAGCGTCGCCCTGTTGATCATCCTCATGGTACTGCACGGTACCTCGTACGTCGCTACTAGATCTGTCAAGGTACCCAAACTGG TGACGGCACTGGGCGCCTTGAGCATGGTGGACGGCATTGTACTCGTCTTGACAATGCTCAGCATGAACATGACCAAGTTCCCAACTACGTCCACTCTCCGTCcgccatctttcatcgttaaacTCTCGGAAGGATTCTTGGGCAAGGTGTTATGTCTGTGCGACCCTGCCCTCTCCGAGAAAGAGGCCCGCGGAGAAACAACTGGCTACAACGCACGCAAGGAATGGTACATCGCGGCACAGGCACTGGACCGGTTGCTATTCCTAGTCCTTCTCATCGCCTTCGTCATCATCCTATGCTGA
- the LOC135397541 gene encoding acetylcholine receptor subunit beta-like, which translates to MDSHWVWCIVHLSLFAHRIVCDDSPNEDTYMVTARLKARLLDPKVYDRVVRPTGINSTVTPIGVDIVPESVAHAGMSTDSLEISFLYCMTWSDPRLQWDRKKDDPTFFIAPTTSVWVPDTTLLNANPNMIYVGQDNVVDVQDNGIVLMCPSLTATVPCTMDMRNFPYDVHECTLQFASLSYSDSEIEYTTKIRPTPTNNVSSEWDVQVVSFQKGKVLNHTSLDLVVRMRRTGGVYPYTVTLPTLALAFVTLAIFWMPPDSDRRITVGLFGLLATYLLLSWMTWTMEAHVFVPRIITFLGSTMLVEAIVIGFSVVTMNLVNTSMPSPDLLVRFLRGPAAKFLCLSQQVKSPGAVDTDDDGQINSKENDSDWYMIAQCLDRFLFLVFLAVFVALEV; encoded by the exons ATGGATTCCCATTGGGTATGGTGCATAGTTCATTTGTCGCTGTTCGCTCATCGGATCGTCTGTG ACGATAGCCCAAACGAAGACACGTATATGGTGACAGCAAGGCTTAAGGCTCGGCTTCTGGACCCAAAGGTTTACGACAGGGTAGTCCGACCCACTGGGATAAACTCTACTGTGACGCCTATCGGTGTGGACATCGTACCAGAATCTGTCGCGCATGCG GGAATGTCCACGGACAGCCTTGAGATCAGCTTCCTCTATTGCATG ACTTGGAGCGACCCTCGTCTGCAGTGGGACAGGAAGAAAGACGACCCCACCTTCTTCATTGCGCCAACCACAAGTGTCTGGGTGCCTGACACTACATTACTCAATGC GAATCCCAACATGATTTATGTAGGTCAAGACAACGTAGTCGATGTCCAGGACAATGGCATCGTCCTCATGTGCCCTTCACTGACGGCCACCGTACCCTGCACCATGGACATGAGAAACTTCCCTTACGACGTTCACGAGTGCACCCTGCAGTTTGCGTCGCTTTCTTATTCGGACTCCGAAATCGAGTACACGACCAAAATTCGGCCCACCCCAACGAACAATGTAAGCTCCGAATGGGATGTGCAAGTAGTCTCGTTCCAGAAAGGGAAAGTCCTCAACCATACGTCCTTGGACCTCGTGGTGCGCATGCGTCGCACAGGTGGCGTCTACCCGTACACAGTGACGTTGCCGACGCTAGCCCTAGCGTTCGTGACGTTGGCTATCTTCTGGATGCCACCAGATTCAGACAGGAGAATCACCGTGGGCCTATTCGGATTGCTCGCAACGTACCTGTTGCTGTCCTGGATGACGTGGACAATGGAGGCTCACGTATTCGTGCCTCGGATTA TTACGTTCCTTGGAAGCACCATGCTTGTTGAAGCTATCGTCATTGGCTTCTCTGTAGTCACCATGAACTTGGTGAACACCTCCATGCCGAGTCCCGACCTCCTGGTACGCTTCCTACGTGGTCCAGCGGCGAAGTTTCTCTGCTTGAGCCAACAAGTCAAGTCCCCAGGTGCCGTGGATACAGACGACGATGGACAGATCAACTCGAAAGAAAATGACAGCGACTGGTACATGATTGCTCAATGTCTGGACAGGTTTCTGTTCCTTGTGTTTCTTGCTGTCTTTGTGGCTCTGGAGGTTTAA
- the LOC135398775 gene encoding neuronal acetylcholine receptor subunit alpha-5-like, which yields MDLQSCFVMLLVTCLVKTVSTDNEFRQHTRRLRSVLFNKTTYDPWMPPTRSSGDVIPLDVKFYMIRAPTLDTGKHLFQADTILCTGWKDVHIKWDPSQYGGIRRLTVGRKEVWTPELVNINGRGMSGIGTEPVRVWVSFDGRMKFCRPSPVQSLCVVDLSNFPFDKHECAVHYTTMRYYAVDVGNITVSSGTSEGVFRVLQATGEKEKLKTSTGLLYETLTFRFVLERRNQLHRYTIVVPSIATFVLILLVVWFPPGSDRKITVAGVALALIVTQLHGASYDAAGSVKVPKLVKALGALSMVDGIVLVLTMLSMNMTKFPTTSTLRPPSFIVKLSEGFLGKVLCLCDPALSEKEARGETTGYNARKEWYIAAQALDRLLFLVLLIAFVIILC from the exons ATGGATCTGCAAAGTTGTTTTGTTATGTTACTCGTCACTTGCCTCGTTAAAACTGTTTCTACCGACAACG AATTCAGGCAGCATACACGGAGGTTGCGTTCTGTGCTCTTCAATAAGACGACTTACGACCCATGGATGCCCCCCACTCGCAGTTCCGGCGACGTCATTCCATTGGATGTTAAGTTTTATATGATTCGAGCACCCACGTTG GACACAGGCAAACATCTGTTCCAAGCAGACACCATTTTGTGTACG GGCTGGAAAGACGTTCATATTAAATGGGATCCATCCCAATACGGTGGCATACGGAGATTGACGGTGGGTAGAAAGGAAGTTTGGACACCAGAACTGGTGAATATCAACGG GCGCGGCATGTCCGGCATCGGAACAGAGCCGGTTCGGGTATGGGTATCTTTCGATGGTCGAATGAAGTTCTGCAGGCCATCGCCCGTACAGTCCCTATGCGTA GTGGACCTAAGCAATTTCCCATTCGACAAACACGAATGTGCTGTCCACTACACCACGATGCGATACTACGCCGTCGATGTCGGCAACATTACCGTCTCTTCTGGGACATCGGAAGGAGTGTTTCGCGTTCTTCAGGCCACGGGCGAGAAAGA AAAACTGAAGACAAGTACGGGCCTCTTGTACGAAACGCTAACTTTCCGCTTCGTACTCGAGCGGCGCAACCAGCTTCATCGCTACACCATCGTTGTACCGTCCATCGCCACTTTCGTGCTTATCCTCTTGGTTGTCTGGTTCCCGCCTGGTTCGGACCGTAAGATCACCGTGGCCGGCGTCGCCCTGGCGCTCATCGTCACGCAACTGCACGGTGCCTCGTACGACGCTGCTGGATCTGTCAAGGTACCCAAACTGG TGAAGGCACTGGGCGCCTTGAGCATGGTGGACGGCATTGTACTCGTCTTGACAATGCTCAGCATGAACATGACCAAGTTCCCAACTACGTCCACTCTCCGTCcgccatctttcatcgttaaacTCTCGGAAGGATTCTTGGGCAAGGTGTTATGTCTGTGCGACCCTGCCCTCTCCGAGAAAGAGGCCCGAGGAGAAACAACTGGCTACAACGCACGCAAGGAATGGTACATCGCGGCACAGGCACTGGACCGGTTGCTATTCCTTGTCCTTCTCATCGCCTTCGTCATCATCCTATGCTGA